In Paracoccus methylovorus, a genomic segment contains:
- a CDS encoding 1-acyl-sn-glycerol-3-phosphate acyltransferase, which translates to MKRRLDPLIAERAPWLFSGHRHHALARQALMWLLRYPRTLELATEYRDLPNDEIMRRIAGLILRDLMVEGLEHIPATGPALIVSNHPTGIADGIVLNAVISAVRDDLFVYANHDILRILPQFDSLIAPVEWRAEKRSHAKTRATLDYTREALGRGRIGLIFPSGRLAKRQGLTLQERPWMTSAAMIARKFDAPIIPLRIRARNSALFYLLDAIHPTLRDVTLFNEVLNKAGQPFRVTIGAPIQPTTLPNRSEDGIALLRNAVLALPAPGQSAVRMSHIRGLFQRRHGLAKPHPVE; encoded by the coding sequence ATGAAACGCCGTCTCGATCCGCTGATTGCCGAGCGGGCGCCATGGCTTTTTTCGGGCCATCGGCATCATGCACTGGCCCGTCAGGCACTGATGTGGCTTTTACGCTATCCCCGCACATTGGAGCTGGCGACCGAATACCGCGATCTGCCGAATGATGAGATCATGCGCCGCATCGCCGGGCTGATCCTGCGTGATCTGATGGTCGAGGGGCTGGAGCATATCCCCGCCACCGGCCCGGCACTGATCGTGTCGAACCACCCGACCGGCATCGCTGACGGCATCGTGTTGAACGCGGTGATCTCGGCGGTGCGCGACGATCTTTTCGTCTATGCCAACCACGACATCCTGCGCATCCTGCCGCAATTCGACAGCCTGATCGCCCCGGTCGAATGGAGAGCCGAAAAGCGCAGCCACGCCAAAACCCGGGCCACACTGGATTACACGCGAGAGGCACTGGGCCGCGGCAGGATCGGACTTATCTTCCCCTCCGGGCGATTGGCCAAGCGTCAGGGCCTGACGCTGCAGGAACGGCCCTGGATGACCAGCGCAGCGATGATCGCGCGCAAGTTCGACGCGCCCATCATCCCGCTGCGGATCCGGGCCCGGAACTCGGCACTGTTTTATCTGCTGGATGCAATCCACCCGACGCTGCGCGATGTAACACTGTTCAACGAGGTGCTGAACAAGGCCGGGCAGCCCTTCCGGGTCACAATCGGCGCCCCGATCCAGCCCACAACCCTGCCCAACCGCAGCGAAGATGGTATCGCGCTATTGCGGAACGCGGTTCTGGCGTTGCCCGCACCGGGGCAGAGCGCCGTGCGCATGTCGCATATCCGTGGGCTGTTCCAACGTCGCCACGGCCTTGCCAAGCCGCATCCCGTCGAATGA
- the pepN gene encoding aminopeptidase N has protein sequence MTVTQYLADWRPYPFEVTQTRLEFDLAPRTTRVRSQIGFRRKDTGDLVLDGAGLKTLSLAIDGRSLDLGLIRADQEKLVIPAADLPESFTFEAEVEIDPEANTALEGLYLSGGIFCTQCEAEGFRHITWYPDRPDVMAPFHVTIRSDKPVLLSNGNPMSNTTKEAVWHDPWPKPAYLFALVAGDLVAISDSFTTMSGRKVALNVWVRPGDQDRAGYAMESLIRSMKWDEEAYGREYDLDVFNIVAVDDFNMGAMENKGLNIFNSKLVLASAETATDGDYERIEGVIGHEYFHNWTGNRITCRDWFQLCLKEGLTVFRDQQFTSDMRSAAVKRIHDVQTLRARQFREDAGPLAHPPCPDHYQEINNFYTATVYEKGAEVIGMLKRLVGEAGYRKALDLYFDRHDGQACTIEDWITVFEDATGRDLTRFKRWYTDAGTPRLSLSEEWRDGTLTLNFRQETVPTPGQPDKPPRVIPIALGLIGPNGDEVLPTTMLEMTWAEQSFRFDGLGARPVVSLLRGFSAPVTVSREITADEQALLLAHDTDPYARWQAGHDLALDALIARATGVTDGAEFRHAIGGLLADAESDPAFAALCLWLPGEEEIATTIATRGLTPDPDAIHAAREALARDIASAHEQALARLYDAMDNPGPYRPDAEGGARRSLRLACLGLLSRIDAGKRAGTLFGAASNMTERQGALECLIATGKDGDALVAFAQEFGSNRLVMDKWFMVQPLRTAPGLAVARARELAAPPDFDWKNPNRFRALIGGLTGNHAAFHAADGSGYGFVVDWLMRLDPVNPQTTARMCSAFETWTRYDAGRQAHARAALSRLAAMPGLSRNTAEMVTRILAGAA, from the coding sequence ATGACCGTCACGCAATATCTCGCCGATTGGCGCCCCTATCCCTTCGAGGTCACCCAGACCCGGCTGGAATTCGACCTTGCCCCCCGAACAACGCGGGTGCGTTCGCAAATCGGGTTTCGCCGCAAGGACACAGGCGATCTGGTGCTGGACGGTGCAGGGCTGAAAACCCTGTCGCTGGCCATAGACGGGCGGTCGCTTGATCTGGGACTGATCCGCGCCGACCAGGAAAAGCTGGTGATCCCCGCCGCCGACCTGCCCGAAAGCTTTACCTTCGAAGCCGAGGTCGAAATCGACCCCGAGGCCAACACCGCGCTGGAGGGGCTTTATCTTTCCGGCGGCATCTTCTGCACGCAATGCGAGGCCGAGGGGTTTCGCCACATCACCTGGTATCCCGACCGGCCGGATGTGATGGCGCCGTTCCACGTCACCATCCGCTCGGACAAGCCGGTGCTGCTGTCGAACGGCAACCCGATGTCGAACACAACCAAAGAGGCGGTCTGGCACGATCCCTGGCCGAAGCCCGCCTATCTTTTCGCTTTGGTCGCGGGCGATCTGGTGGCGATATCCGACAGTTTCACCACCATGTCGGGCCGCAAGGTCGCGCTGAACGTCTGGGTGCGGCCCGGCGATCAGGACCGCGCCGGCTATGCCATGGAATCGCTGATCCGCTCGATGAAATGGGACGAAGAGGCTTACGGGCGCGAATATGATCTGGACGTGTTCAACATCGTCGCCGTGGACGATTTCAACATGGGCGCGATGGAAAACAAGGGGCTGAACATCTTCAACTCCAAGCTGGTGCTGGCCAGCGCGGAAACCGCCACGGACGGCGACTATGAGCGCATCGAGGGCGTGATCGGCCACGAATATTTCCACAACTGGACCGGCAACCGCATCACCTGCCGCGACTGGTTCCAGCTTTGCCTGAAAGAGGGGCTGACGGTCTTTCGCGACCAGCAGTTCACCAGCGACATGCGCTCGGCCGCGGTCAAGCGCATCCATGACGTGCAGACGTTGCGCGCGCGCCAGTTCCGCGAGGATGCCGGGCCGCTGGCGCATCCGCCGTGCCCCGATCACTATCAGGAAATCAACAATTTCTACACCGCCACCGTCTATGAAAAGGGCGCCGAGGTCATCGGCATGCTCAAGCGGCTGGTGGGCGAGGCAGGCTATCGCAAGGCGCTCGACCTGTATTTCGATCGCCACGACGGCCAAGCCTGCACCATCGAAGACTGGATCACGGTCTTCGAAGACGCCACCGGCCGCGACCTGACCCGGTTCAAGCGCTGGTATACCGATGCCGGCACGCCGCGTTTGTCGCTGTCCGAAGAATGGCGCGACGGCACGTTAACGCTGAACTTCCGGCAGGAAACCGTGCCGACCCCCGGCCAACCGGACAAGCCGCCGCGCGTGATCCCCATCGCGCTTGGCCTGATCGGCCCGAACGGTGACGAGGTGCTGCCGACCACGATGCTGGAGATGACCTGGGCCGAGCAGAGCTTTCGCTTCGACGGGCTTGGCGCGCGGCCGGTCGTCTCGCTCTTGCGCGGCTTTTCGGCCCCGGTGACCGTCTCGCGCGAAATCACCGCGGATGAGCAGGCGTTGCTGCTGGCGCATGACACCGATCCATACGCGCGCTGGCAGGCGGGGCACGACCTCGCATTGGACGCGCTGATTGCGCGGGCAACCGGCGTCACGGATGGCGCCGAATTCCGCCACGCCATCGGCGGGTTGCTTGCGGACGCCGAATCGGACCCGGCCTTTGCCGCGCTCTGCCTGTGGCTGCCGGGCGAGGAGGAAATCGCCACCACCATCGCCACCCGCGGCCTTACCCCCGACCCCGATGCGATCCATGCCGCACGCGAGGCGCTAGCGCGCGACATTGCCTCAGCCCATGAACAGGCGCTGGCGAGGCTTTATGACGCGATGGACAACCCCGGCCCCTATCGGCCCGACGCCGAAGGGGGCGCGCGGCGCAGTCTGCGTCTGGCCTGCCTTGGCCTGTTGTCGCGGATCGACGCCGGCAAACGGGCCGGAACACTGTTCGGCGCGGCCTCGAACATGACCGAGCGGCAGGGTGCGCTTGAATGCCTGATCGCAACCGGCAAGGATGGCGACGCGCTCGTTGCCTTCGCACAGGAGTTCGGCTCCAACCGGCTGGTCATGGACAAATGGTTCATGGTCCAGCCTTTGCGCACGGCACCTGGCCTGGCAGTAGCGCGCGCGCGCGAACTTGCAGCGCCGCCGGATTTCGACTGGAAGAATCCGAACCGCTTTCGCGCCCTGATCGGCGGGCTGACCGGGAACCACGCCGCCTTCCACGCAGCCGATGGTTCGGGCTACGGTTTCGTCGTGGATTGGTTGATGCGGCTTGATCCGGTGAACCCGCAAACCACGGCGCGCATGTGTTCGGCTTTTGAAACCTGGACGCGTTACGACGCTGGCCGGCAAGCGCATGCACGCGCGGCCCTCAGCCGTCTTGCCGCCATGCCGGGCCTGTCGCGCAACACCGCCGAAATGGTTACGCGCATCCTTGCCGGCGCCGCCTGA
- a CDS encoding malate synthase G, whose translation MGRVEKAGLRVDETLAAFINERALPGSGVEPRQFWEGLSTLIHEFGPRNRALLDRREELQSAIDAWHIAHHAEPADAGAYRDFLAEIGYLVPEGEDFQIETPETDPEFASVAGPQLVVPITNARYALNAANARWGSLYDALYGTDALGDLPQGKGYDAARGARVIAWGRDFLDQAVPLAGGSWTAITGLSVQNGALVPALRDGAKFAGYRGEAGQPSDIFLTNNGLLIRIVIDPSTPVGGQDAAGIADIVIESALSAIMDCEDSVACVDGEDKTLAYSNWLGLMDGTLTEEVEKGGKTFTRRLNPDVTFTAPDGSEVSAKGRSLMLVRNVGHLMTTPAVLDREGNEVYEGLLDAMLTALCAKHDLNREGPKNSVAQSIYVVKPKMHGPDEVAFACEIFDFVEGVLGLPRHTVKLGIMDEERRTSANLKECIRVAKHRVAFINTGFLDRTGDEIHTSIEAGAMLAKGEMKSQPWISAYEDRNVDIGLACGLAGKAQIGKGMWAIPDRMADMLEQKIAHPMAGANTAWVPSPTAATLHATHYHKVDVFARQAQIAALRRPSRLEDLLTIPLAGGRNYSEAEITRELENNCQGILGYVVRWIDQGVGCSKVPDINDIGLMEDRATLRISAQSLANWLHHGVVSDRQVMDTFRKMAVVVDCQNADDPAYVPMAPGYDGVAFQAACDLVFLGRMQPSGYTEPVLHARRLQAKAEQTSRAA comes from the coding sequence ATGGGTCGCGTGGAAAAGGCAGGATTGCGGGTGGACGAGACGCTTGCCGCCTTCATCAACGAGCGTGCGCTGCCTGGCAGCGGGGTTGAGCCGCGCCAATTCTGGGAGGGGCTGTCGACTCTGATCCATGAGTTCGGCCCCCGCAACCGCGCGCTTCTTGACCGTCGCGAGGAACTGCAATCGGCCATCGATGCATGGCACATCGCCCATCACGCCGAACCGGCGGACGCGGGCGCCTATCGCGATTTTCTGGCCGAGATCGGCTATCTGGTTCCCGAAGGCGAGGATTTCCAGATCGAAACGCCCGAGACCGACCCGGAATTCGCCAGTGTCGCCGGCCCGCAGCTTGTCGTGCCGATCACCAATGCCCGTTATGCGCTGAATGCCGCCAATGCCCGCTGGGGCAGTCTTTACGACGCGCTTTACGGCACCGATGCCTTGGGCGACCTGCCGCAGGGCAAAGGCTATGATGCCGCACGTGGTGCCCGGGTGATCGCCTGGGGTCGGGACTTTCTGGATCAGGCGGTGCCGCTGGCCGGTGGGTCGTGGACCGCGATCACGGGGCTTTCGGTCCAGAACGGCGCCTTGGTTCCCGCGCTGCGCGACGGTGCCAAATTCGCTGGCTATCGCGGCGAGGCTGGTCAGCCCAGCGATATCTTCCTGACGAACAACGGCCTCTTGATCCGTATCGTCATCGACCCTTCGACCCCGGTTGGCGGGCAGGATGCGGCCGGCATCGCGGATATCGTGATCGAATCGGCGCTTTCCGCGATCATGGATTGCGAAGATTCGGTCGCCTGCGTGGATGGCGAAGACAAGACGTTGGCCTATTCCAACTGGTTGGGCCTGATGGACGGCACGCTGACCGAAGAGGTCGAGAAGGGCGGCAAAACCTTTACGCGCCGCCTGAATCCCGACGTGACCTTTACCGCGCCCGACGGCTCGGAAGTCTCCGCCAAGGGTCGCTCCCTGATGCTGGTGCGCAACGTCGGCCATCTGATGACCACGCCTGCCGTGCTCGACCGCGAAGGCAACGAGGTTTACGAGGGGCTGCTGGACGCCATGTTGACGGCGCTGTGCGCCAAGCATGATCTGAACCGCGAGGGGCCCAAGAACTCGGTCGCGCAGTCGATCTATGTGGTGAAACCCAAGATGCACGGACCGGACGAGGTGGCATTCGCCTGCGAGATATTCGATTTCGTCGAAGGCGTGCTGGGTCTGCCGCGCCATACTGTCAAACTGGGCATTATGGACGAAGAGCGCCGCACCTCGGCCAATCTCAAGGAATGCATCCGCGTGGCCAAGCACCGCGTCGCCTTCATCAACACCGGCTTCCTTGATCGCACCGGGGACGAGATCCACACCTCGATCGAGGCGGGTGCCATGCTGGCCAAGGGCGAGATGAAATCGCAGCCCTGGATCAGCGCCTATGAAGATCGCAACGTCGATATCGGGCTGGCTTGCGGACTGGCCGGCAAGGCGCAAATCGGCAAGGGCATGTGGGCCATTCCCGACCGCATGGCCGACATGCTGGAGCAGAAAATCGCCCATCCCATGGCCGGCGCGAACACCGCATGGGTGCCCAGCCCGACCGCCGCGACCCTGCACGCGACGCATTATCACAAGGTCGATGTCTTTGCCCGTCAGGCCCAGATCGCCGCGCTGCGCCGCCCGTCGCGGCTGGAGGACCTGCTGACCATCCCGCTGGCCGGCGGCCGCAACTACAGCGAGGCCGAGATTACCCGCGAGCTTGAAAACAACTGCCAAGGCATCCTTGGCTATGTCGTGCGCTGGATCGATCAGGGCGTCGGCTGCTCGAAAGTGCCCGACATCAACGATATCGGTTTGATGGAGGACCGTGCCACGCTGCGTATTTCGGCGCAGTCGCTGGCGAACTGGCTGCATCATGGCGTGGTCAGTGACCGGCAGGTCATGGACACCTTCCGCAAGATGGCCGTGGTGGTGGACTGCCAGAACGCCGATGACCCGGCCTATGTGCCGATGGCGCCGGGCTACGACGGCGTCGCCTTCCAGGCGGCTTGCGATCTGGTCTTCCTGGGTCGGATGCAACCCTCGGGCTATACCGAGCCGGTGCTGCATGCCCGCCGCCTGCAAGCCAAGGCCGAGCAAACCAGCCGCGCCGCATGA
- a CDS encoding methyltransferase family protein — protein MIARLAALPQVWLVLFALAGAALGRLVPLGLPFALRGAGLLLIVAALALMLWAALTMRRARTTVMPGRRPDTLVTDGPFRFSRNPIYLADLILLVGLMLALRVPAGLVMAPAFGLFLQRRFILREEVVIAAAFGPAYDRYRMQVRRWI, from the coding sequence ATGATCGCCCGGCTGGCCGCCCTGCCGCAGGTCTGGCTGGTGCTGTTCGCATTGGCCGGGGCGGCGCTGGGGCGGCTGGTTCCTTTGGGCCTGCCCTTCGCCTTGCGCGGGGCGGGCCTTTTGCTGATCGTCGCTGCGCTTGCGCTGATGCTTTGGGCAGCCCTGACGATGCGGCGTGCCCGCACCACCGTCATGCCGGGTCGTCGGCCCGATACGCTGGTGACGGATGGCCCGTTCCGCTTTTCGCGCAATCCGATCTATCTGGCCGACCTGATTCTGCTGGTCGGGCTGATGCTGGCACTGCGGGTGCCAGCGGGATTGGTCATGGCGCCGGCATTCGGCCTGTTTCTTCAGCGCCGCTTTATCCTGCGGGAAGAGGTCGTGATCGCCGCCGCTTTCGGTCCGGCCTATGACCGCTATAGGATGCAGGTCAGGCGCTGGATCTAG
- a CDS encoding D-lyxose/D-mannose family sugar isomerase, whose product MERSRINRIMTEAAEMIGKAGFHLPPFAHWSPEEFRSLATPAIRDGRLGWDITDYGQGDFDRLGLFLFTLRNGRLADLQAGRGMVYAEKLLISQENQISPMHTHVIKTEDIINRWGATLAIRLCGSDAKGRMDRTAPCRVDCDGITREVAPGGVLRLAPGESVTLRPGDWHEFWAEGGSVLIGEVSTVNDDLTDNIFAAPIGRFARISENAPPLHLLVSDYDSDVR is encoded by the coding sequence GTGGAACGCTCGCGCATCAATCGCATCATGACCGAGGCGGCCGAGATGATCGGCAAGGCGGGCTTTCACCTGCCGCCCTTTGCCCACTGGAGCCCGGAGGAGTTCCGCAGCCTTGCCACCCCCGCGATTCGCGATGGACGGCTGGGCTGGGACATTACCGATTACGGCCAAGGCGATTTCGACAGGCTGGGACTGTTCCTGTTCACGCTGCGTAACGGCCGGCTTGCCGACCTGCAGGCGGGCAGGGGCATGGTCTATGCGGAAAAGCTGCTGATATCGCAAGAAAACCAGATCAGCCCGATGCATACCCATGTCATCAAGACCGAAGATATCATCAATCGCTGGGGCGCCACGCTGGCCATCCGGCTTTGCGGATCGGATGCCAAGGGGCGTATGGACCGCACCGCGCCTTGCCGGGTCGATTGCGACGGAATCACGCGCGAGGTTGCGCCGGGGGGCGTGTTGCGGTTGGCACCGGGCGAATCCGTCACGCTGCGGCCCGGCGACTGGCATGAATTCTGGGCCGAGGGCGGGTCGGTGCTGATCGGCGAGGTCTCGACGGTGAACGATGATTTGACCGACAATATCTTTGCCGCGCCCATCGGACGCTTTGCCCGGATCAGCGAAAATGCGCCGCCGTTGCACCTGCTGGTAAGCGATTACGATTCTGACGTCAGGTAA
- a CDS encoding Re/Si-specific NAD(P)(+) transhydrogenase subunit alpha: MKIGALKESYEGEARVAVTPSSAAHLQKLGHEVYVESGAGVRAGFSDAAYQAAGVTVEPNAAALINDVDVVVKVRTPSAAEIRAMRRSQTLISHFWPAQNPDLLELAREQGVTAIAMDMVPRISRAQKMDALSSMANIAGYRAVIEAANNFGRFFTGQVTAAGKVPPAKVLVVGAGVAGLAAIGAATSLGAQVYAFDVRPEVAEQIESMGAEFVYLDFAEQTQDGAATGGYAAPSSPEFREKQLEKFRELAPQMDIVITTALIPGRDAPKLWTADMVAAMKNGSVIVDLAAERGGNCDLTVPDERIVTENGVVVIGYTDFPSRMGAQASELYGNNVRHMLADLTPGKDGVIVQNMEDDVIRGATVAFDGDVTWPPPPPKVAAIAAAKPREKVKELTPEARREKEIAEFRAQTRSQVTLLGVGAVLMLLVGMFAPASFLSHFIVFVLSVFVGFQVIWNVSHSLHTPLMAITNAISSIIIVGALLQIGSGGWLVVLLAALSVLMAGVNIFGGFLVTRRMLAMFQKS; this comes from the coding sequence GTGAAGATCGGCGCTTTGAAAGAGAGTTACGAGGGGGAGGCGCGGGTTGCGGTGACTCCGTCCTCTGCGGCCCATCTGCAAAAATTGGGCCATGAGGTTTATGTGGAATCGGGCGCCGGCGTGCGTGCGGGCTTTTCCGACGCTGCCTATCAGGCCGCCGGGGTAACGGTCGAGCCGAATGCCGCCGCGCTGATCAACGATGTCGATGTCGTGGTCAAGGTCCGCACACCCAGTGCCGCCGAGATCCGGGCGATGCGCCGCAGCCAGACGCTGATCTCGCATTTCTGGCCGGCGCAGAACCCGGACCTGCTGGAGCTGGCGCGCGAACAGGGCGTCACCGCCATCGCGATGGACATGGTGCCCCGCATCTCTCGCGCGCAAAAGATGGACGCGCTCAGCTCGATGGCCAATATCGCCGGCTACCGCGCGGTGATCGAGGCGGCGAACAATTTCGGCCGCTTCTTCACCGGGCAGGTGACGGCGGCGGGCAAGGTGCCTCCGGCCAAGGTGCTGGTGGTGGGCGCGGGCGTCGCCGGTCTTGCCGCCATCGGTGCGGCGACCAGCCTTGGCGCGCAGGTCTATGCCTTCGACGTGCGCCCCGAGGTGGCCGAGCAGATCGAATCAATGGGCGCCGAGTTCGTCTATCTCGACTTTGCCGAACAGACGCAGGACGGCGCGGCGACGGGCGGCTATGCTGCCCCCTCAAGCCCCGAGTTCCGCGAAAAGCAGCTTGAGAAGTTCCGCGAACTTGCGCCGCAGATGGATATCGTCATCACCACGGCGCTGATCCCCGGCCGTGACGCGCCCAAGCTTTGGACCGCCGACATGGTCGCGGCGATGAAGAACGGCTCGGTCATCGTCGACCTTGCGGCCGAACGCGGCGGCAACTGCGACCTGACCGTCCCGGACGAGCGTATCGTCACCGAGAACGGCGTGGTCGTCATCGGCTATACCGACTTTCCCTCGCGCATGGGCGCGCAGGCGTCCGAGCTTTACGGCAACAACGTCCGCCACATGCTGGCCGATCTGACGCCCGGCAAGGACGGCGTGATCGTGCAGAACATGGAGGACGACGTCATCCGCGGCGCCACCGTCGCCTTTGACGGCGACGTGACGTGGCCACCGCCGCCGCCCAAGGTCGCGGCCATCGCCGCCGCCAAACCGCGTGAAAAGGTCAAGGAACTGACCCCGGAAGCGCGACGCGAAAAGGAAATCGCCGAGTTCCGTGCCCAGACGCGTTCGCAGGTGACCCTGCTGGGCGTCGGCGCGGTGCTGATGCTGCTGGTCGGCATGTTCGCGCCCGCCAGCTTCCTGTCGCATTTCATCGTCTTCGTGCTGTCGGTCTTTGTCGGCTTCCAGGTGATCTGGAACGTCAGCCATTCGCTGCACACGCCGCTTATGGCGATCACCAACGCCATTTCCTCGATCATCATCGTCGGTGCGCTCTTGCAGATCGGCTCGGGTGGCTGGCTGGTGGTGCTCTTGGCGGCGCTGTCGGTGCTGATGGCTGGCGTCAATATCTTTGGCGGCTTCCTGGTCACGCGCCGGATGCTCGCCATGTTCCAGAAGTCGTAA
- a CDS encoding NAD(P)(+) transhydrogenase (Re/Si-specific) subunit beta, with protein MEYGFTTAAYVVAAVLFILSLGGLSGQESAKRAVWYGIVAMALAVVATLIGPGYGNWGLTLIMLAIGGAIGWVVAMRVQMTEMPQLVAAMHSLVGLAAVLIGFNAQLELGRVLRARAADAAAEFHGFAAVLAHKTPAEIAMLKVEVALGIFIGAVTFTGSIVAFGKLAGKIDGKPKKLPGGHLLNAGAAALSVLAVILYCTAGAPVLWLVLITLLAFFIGYHLIMGIGGADMPVVVSMLNSYSGWAAAAIGFTLGNDLLIVVGALVGSSGAILSYIMCKAMNRNFVSVILGGFGGETGPAMEIEGEQIAIDADSVAAALNEADEIIIVPGYGMAVAQAQQSVSELTRKLRAKGKKVRFAIHPVAGRLPGHMNVLLAEAKVPYDIVLEMDEINEDFPSTDVAIVIGSNDIVNPAAQEDPNSPIAGMPVLEVWKAKQVFVSKRGQGTGYSGIENPLFYKENTRMFYGDAKKSIDQLLPMIE; from the coding sequence ATGGAATACGGATTCACCACCGCTGCCTATGTGGTCGCCGCAGTCCTGTTCATCCTGTCGCTCGGCGGGCTTTCGGGACAGGAAAGCGCCAAGCGCGCGGTCTGGTACGGCATCGTCGCCATGGCGCTGGCCGTGGTCGCGACGCTGATCGGGCCGGGCTATGGCAATTGGGGCCTGACGCTGATCATGCTGGCCATCGGCGGCGCCATCGGCTGGGTCGTTGCCATGCGCGTGCAGATGACCGAGATGCCGCAACTGGTCGCTGCCATGCACAGCCTTGTCGGTCTTGCCGCAGTGCTGATCGGCTTCAACGCCCAGTTGGAGCTGGGCCGCGTGCTGCGCGCCCGTGCCGCCGACGCAGCGGCCGAGTTCCACGGCTTTGCCGCCGTGCTGGCGCACAAGACCCCGGCCGAGATCGCCATGCTCAAGGTCGAGGTGGCGCTTGGCATCTTTATCGGTGCGGTGACCTTTACCGGCTCGATCGTGGCGTTCGGTAAGCTGGCGGGTAAAATCGACGGCAAGCCCAAGAAACTGCCGGGCGGTCACCTGCTGAACGCAGGCGCGGCCGCGCTGTCGGTTTTGGCAGTGATCCTTTACTGCACCGCCGGCGCGCCGGTGTTGTGGCTGGTGCTGATCACGCTGCTGGCGTTTTTCATCGGCTATCACCTGATCATGGGTATCGGCGGGGCGGATATGCCGGTCGTGGTCTCGATGCTGAACAGCTATTCCGGTTGGGCGGCGGCGGCCATCGGCTTTACGCTGGGCAACGATCTGCTGATCGTGGTCGGCGCGCTGGTCGGCTCATCGGGTGCGATCCTGAGCTATATCATGTGCAAGGCGATGAACCGCAACTTCGTCAGCGTCATCCTTGGCGGCTTTGGCGGCGAGACCGGCCCGGCCATGGAGATTGAGGGCGAGCAGATCGCCATCGACGCCGACAGCGTGGCTGCGGCGCTGAACGAGGCGGATGAGATCATCATCGTTCCCGGCTATGGCATGGCGGTGGCACAGGCCCAGCAATCGGTTTCCGAACTGACCCGCAAGCTGCGCGCCAAGGGCAAGAAAGTGCGCTTTGCCATCCACCCGGTCGCCGGGCGTCTGCCGGGGCACATGAACGTGCTCTTGGCCGAGGCCAAGGTCCCCTATGACATCGTGCTGGAAATGGACGAGATCAACGAGGACTTCCCCTCGACCGACGTGGCTATCGTCATCGGCTCGAACGACATCGTGAACCCCGCAGCGCAAGAAGATCCCAACAGCCCGATCGCCGGCATGCCGGTGCTGGAGGTCTGGAAGGCGAAACAGGTCTTCGTGTCGAAACGCGGCCAGGGCACGGGTTATTCCGGCATCGAGAACCCGCTGTTCTATAAAGAAAACACCCGGATGTTCTACGGCGACGCCAAGAAATCCATCGACCAACTGCTGCCGATGATCGAGTGA
- a CDS encoding L,D-transpeptidase family protein, which yields MTGWLGRIVALALLLGLAACGPSKFKTYSGPPVTQIVVNKGARQMLLLNGNTLLKAYRIGLGNEPIGHKQFEGDGKTPEGLYYIDRRNPDSRYHLSIGISYPNPQDAALAAALGQSAGSDIFIHGQGPEGRALSQSRRDWTVGCIAVTDAEVEDIYAMVRDGTPILITP from the coding sequence ATGACGGGCTGGCTGGGACGTATCGTGGCGCTTGCGCTTTTGCTGGGGCTTGCCGCTTGCGGGCCCAGCAAGTTCAAAACCTATTCCGGCCCGCCGGTCACCCAGATCGTGGTGAACAAGGGCGCGCGGCAAATGCTGCTGCTGAACGGCAATACGCTGCTGAAAGCCTATCGTATCGGGTTGGGCAACGAACCCATCGGCCACAAGCAGTTCGAAGGCGATGGCAAGACACCCGAGGGGCTATACTATATCGACCGCCGCAACCCCGACAGCCGCTATCACTTGTCCATCGGTATCTCCTACCCCAACCCGCAGGACGCGGCGCTGGCGGCGGCGCTGGGACAAAGCGCGGGCAGCGATATCTTTATCCACGGGCAAGGCCCCGAAGGTCGTGCACTTTCACAGTCGCGTCGCGACTGGACAGTGGGATGCATCGCCGTCACCGACGCCGAGGTCGAGGATATCTATGCCATGGTCCGCGACGGGACGCCGATCCTGATCACGCCATAG